DNA sequence from the Desulfosporosinus sp. Sb-LF genome:
ACCCAGCCTCCGTGCAATGAATCAAAGGGTTAATTAACGAGGTGGCGCTATCTAAGAACGTAAAGTAATCCATGTCTGTATGAGCGCCACTAGACGTTTGGGAAACCAGCCCGGGGGACGGAGTGCAGGAAACCTCATAGAGCATTGCTTGTACTGCAAGACTCGCTATGTTAATGGAGTGTTCATTAAAACTATGCTTTAAACTATTAATCTCTACCATAGCTCCGTACATCCTTCACCTGCCTGACGACGTCAATAACGCTTCCATCCCGATATTCCACCACGGCCACGATCTTTTCCAAAGCTTGTACACCTTTTGGTACTCCAGTAATTTTCTCAGCCATGGTTTTTAATTCGTCGATGGTCACAAGTGGAAGGTTCGTATTCCTGAGTTTTTCAATTAAATCCGCTCGTCTAGGATTGACTGCGATTCCTCGTTCCGTCACAACAACATCAATACTCTCTCCCGGGGTTGTAATCGTCGTCACTTGATCCTTGATTATTGGAAGCCTGGACTTCATAAGATTCGTAACTACGATAGAGAGTTTTGAACCAGCCGCCGTATCACTATGTCCACCTGAACCACCCATGATCACTCCATTTGAACCAGTTGTCACATTTACATTAAATTCGGTGTCAATTTCAGTAGCTCCCAAGATCATGATGTCCAGGCAGTTAACCACCGCTCCCTTGGTGTGAGGATTTCCATACATGGAGGCTGACATAGCTTGGTGGGTTGAATTATTTCTATACGAATTAATTGCTTTTAAATCAAAGCATTGAACATCAAGCAGAGTTTTAAAAAGTCCCTCTTCTAACATTTCCACAAGCTGTCCGGTGACTCCACCGGAAGCAAAGCTTCCCACTACACCTTCACGCAGCATAATATTCCTAAGCTCTGCGGCAACTGCCAGAGAGGTTCCGCCTGCTCCAGTTTGAAAAGACATACCATCCTTAACTAAACCAGATGCCTTAATCACCTCAGCTGCCTTTTTAGCTATGATAAGCGCCACGGGATCCTTCGTGATTTTAGTGGTCCCCGAAACAATACCCCCTGGGTCTCCAATCGATTCAACTTGAACAACGTAATCGACAAAAACTTGGCTAATTTGAATCGGGCAGGCTGGGAAGGGCACCAAATTATCGGTTATAGCAATTGTTTTATCGGCATACGCTGCATCTGAAATAGCATAACCTAACGTGCCACATGCAGCATCACCATAAACTCCATTTATGTTACCATAGGTATCTGCAGTGGGTGCTGCTAGAAAGGCCACATCAATATGCAAATCCCCACTTTCTATAGCTCTTGCCCGTCCGCCATGGGTTTGCATGATGGCAGGTTTTTTCAATTTGCCCTTCGATACTGCTTCCGCCACGGGACCCGATATGTAGTTTGATACTAGACCAGTAACGACTCCATTTTCAATGTGCCCTACTAGGGGTTCATGAATTGGGAAAATTGAGCTCGCGGCAACGGTTAAGTCCTTTACTCCTCTTTTAGCCAATCCCTCCACGACCATATTTAAGACATGATCTCCATTTCTTAAGTGGTGGTGAAACGAAATAGTCATACCATCTTTAATGTTTAACCTATCTAGAGCCTCCTCTAAATTTCCTAAAACTTTTAGATCACTAGGGAGCACGCTTATCAGCTTCACGGCTTTCCTGGTCTTTATGCCTCCATCACTAAAAGCGCCTTGAAAGGGTTTAACCTCTCCATACCCATCAATATACTCTGGAAGTTCTCGACCTAATATTGTTTTAATAAATTTCATCGTTCACCCACCCTATCTCTCAATCAGTCCTAAGCTTCGGCCAAGTTCCACCGTGGTTTTCGCTCTATTTATAACAGGTGCATCGATCATTTTACCATCTAATGAGCAGACCCCTTTTCCTTCTTTTTCAGCTTCCTCCATAGCGTACAGAACTCTCAAGGCATGTTTTAGTTCCTCTTCTGTCGGTGCAAAGACAGAATGAATGATCTCAATTTGTCTTGGATTGATAGCCGATTTCCCTGTCAGCCCCAAGCTTTTTGCCTTAGCAGTATCCTTTGCAAGTCCCACGAAGTCATTCGTATCTGTGAACGGAGTATCAATAGAATCCACCTTTAAAGCCCGACACGCTGTTGCCACTTTATTGCGTGCATAAAAGATTTCTTGCCCGTCTTTTGTTCTTGCTATACCTAGATCCGAGGTCAGATCTTCTCCACCAAGTAAAACCCCTACCATACGCTTGGAAGCCTGAATTACGCAATAAACATTTT
Encoded proteins:
- the citF gene encoding citrate lyase subunit alpha, with amino-acid sequence MKTILGRELPEYIDGYGEVKPFQGAFSDGGIKTRKAVKLISVLPSDLKVLGNLEEALDRLNIKDGMTISFHHHLRNGDHVLNMVVEGLAKRGVKDLTVAASSIFPIHEPLVGHIENGVVTGLVSNYISGPVAEAVSKGKLKKPAIMQTHGGRARAIESGDLHIDVAFLAAPTADTYGNINGVYGDAACGTLGYAISDAAYADKTIAITDNLVPFPACPIQISQVFVDYVVQVESIGDPGGIVSGTTKITKDPVALIIAKKAAEVIKASGLVKDGMSFQTGAGGTSLAVAAELRNIMLREGVVGSFASGGVTGQLVEMLEEGLFKTLLDVQCFDLKAINSYRNNSTHQAMSASMYGNPHTKGAVVNCLDIMILGATEIDTEFNVNVTTGSNGVIMGGSGGHSDTAAGSKLSIVVTNLMKSRLPIIKDQVTTITTPGESIDVVVTERGIAVNPRRADLIEKLRNTNLPLVTIDELKTMAEKITGVPKGVQALEKIVAVVEYRDGSVIDVVRQVKDVRSYGRD
- a CDS encoding CoA ester lyase, with the protein product MGKSRRSMLFMPGNNPGMLQDAAILGADSIILDLEDAVSLTEKDSARILVRDAIKTIDYSQVEVVVRVNPLDTEFGPHDVDVIARVKPDTLLIPKANEEEIKLVDKMLDQIEIEEGHTPGSIKLIALIETALGLENVYCVIQASKRMVGVLLGGEDLTSDLGIARTKDGQEIFYARNKVATACRALKVDSIDTPFTDTNDFVGLAKDTAKAKSLGLTGKSAINPRQIEIIHSVFAPTEEELKHALRVLYAMEEAEKEGKGVCSLDGKMIDAPVINRAKTTVELGRSLGLIER